In the genome of Massilia sp. UMI-21, the window TACAAGCTGCTCAAGTTCCTGATGGCCCACCGCGAGCGGGTGTTCTCGCGCGCCCAGCTGCTCGACAAGGTGTGGGGCGACCATGCCGTGATCGAGGAGCGCACGGTGGACGTGCACGTGCTGCGGTTGCGCAAGGCGCTCAGAAGCGCCGATGGGCTGATCCGCACCGTGCGCAGCGTCGGCTACATGCTCTCCGAGAAGTGAGCGGGGACGCATGCGCTCGATGAGCCCGAAGGTGCTGTTCTGGGTGCCGGCGATCCTGCGGCTGGCGCTGGTGTTCGCCGCTGCCGGCCTGGTCTGGTGGATGTCGAGCCTGCCCGAGGCGCTGATGTTCGCGCTGGCGGCGACCGTGATCGCGCTGTTCGTCCAGTTGCGCTACCTGCACGAACTCGGCGAATGGCTGAACGACCCGCACTCGAGCCGCCTGCCGGACGGCTGGGGCGCCTGGACCGACGTATTCGCGCGGATCTACCGGCTGCGCCGCGAGGACGAGCGCCACCAGGCCGAGATGGCCGAGTGGCTCGCGCGTTTTCGCGAGGCGATGCAGCTGTTGCCGGAAGGCGTGGCGATCATGGACGACGTCCTGTTCCTCGAATGGTGCAACGAGGCGGCCGAGCGCCACCTGGGCCTGACCATGGCGCGCGACAAGGGCCTGCGCGTGACCAACCTGGTGCGCCACCCCGAGTTCATCGACTACGTGATCCTGGGCCGCTACGAGCAGCCGCTGACGCTGTCCTTCCGCGGCCGCAAGCTCGAATGCCGCATCATTCCGTTTGAAAACCGGCGCCAGATCCTGGTGACGCACGACGCCACCGATACCGAACGGATCGAAGCGATGCGGCGCGACTTCATCGCCAATGCCTCGCATGAACTGCGCACGCCGCTCACCGTGATCGTCGGCTTCCTCGAGATCGCGCTGTCCGACCCCGGCCTGGACGTGGCCACCCGCACCGCCCACCTGCAACTGATGACGGAGCAGGCGCAGCGCATGCAGCGCCTGATCGGCGACATGCTGACCCTGTCGCGCCTGGAGTCGGACGAGTTCCCGCTCAAGCGCGAGCGGGTCGACATCAAGGCGATGGTGGAATCGGTGGCGCTGGAAGCCAGGGCCTTGTCCAACGGCCGGCACCAGGTCGAGGTCGAGCTCGACGGACCGGATGTGATGGGCAGCCAGGAAGAACTGCGCAGCGCTTTCGCCAACCTGGCCTCGAACGCGGTGCGCTACTCGCCGGACGGCGGCACGATCCGCCTGTCCTGGAAGCGCGGCGACGGCGACCTGCGCTTCTCGGTGACGGACTGCGGCATCGGGATCGAGCCGATCCACATCGCGCGCCTGACCGAGCGCTTCTACCGGGTCGACAAGAGCCGTTCGCGCGAGACCCAGGGGACCGGCCTGGGGCTGGCGATCGTCAAGCACGTGCTGCTGCGTCATGGCGGGCGGCTGATGATCTCGTCGGTGCCGGGGCAGGGGAGCAGCTTTACGGCGGTGTTGCCGAATACGTCCTTGCCGGGCCAGGCCCAGACAAATAGGGTCGGGAAATAAAGGGGGGCAGAGTCGAATTGCCGGGAACGATCGTGACATGCCCGGGTAACTGGACTCGCCCCGCGCGCTGCTTTCCACAAGCATATTGTTCAACAATTCGACGCCGACCCTCATTGCCGTGGTCGCGGTACAATCGTACTTCGTTCTTTTCGGCACCCTCTATGTTCTCTCGTCGTCGCTCCCTGATCGCCTGCGCCGCGTTGCTCCTGTCCGCCTGCGGCAGCACCCCGACCCAGCCTCCCGCAACCCCCGTCGCCCAGCAGGTCGCCCCGCCCGCGCCGCCGCGCAAAGTCAAGGTCGGCCTGGCCCTCGGTGGCGGCGCCGCCCGTGGCTTTTCCCACATCGGCGTCATCAAGGCGCTGGAAGCCCAGGGCATCGTCCCCGAGATCGTGGTCGGCACCAGCGCCGGCTCGGTGGTCGGGGCGCTGTATGCGTCCGGCATGAACGGGTTTACCCTGCAGAAGACCGCGCTGGCCATGGACGAGGCCACGATTTCCGACTGGGCCTTGCCGCTGTTCGGCACCTCGACCGGCGTGCTGAAAGGCGAGGCGCTGCAGAATTACGTGAACAAGGCCGTCGGCGGCGTGCCGATGGAGCGCCTGGCCCGCCGCTTCGGCGCCGTCGCCACCAACCTCAGGACCGGACAGCCGATTCTCTTTAGCAGGGGCAATACGGGCATGGCCGTGCGCGCCTCATCAAGCGTGCCGAGTGTGTTCCAGCCGGTGAAGATCGGCGACAATACCTATGTCGACGGCGGCCTGGTGGCGCCGGTGCCGGTCAAGTTCACCAAGGACCTGGGCGCCGAGTTCATCATCGCCGTCAACATTTCCAGCGCCACCGAGGGCGCGGCCACGGCCAGTTCACTCGACGTCCTGATGCAGACCTTCAGCATCATGGGCCAGCGCCTGAACCACTTCGAACTGAAGGAAGCCGACATCGTCATCACCCCGAAGCTCGGGAACATGGGCAGCGCCGACTTCAACAGCCGCAACCTGGCGATCCTGGCCGGCGAGCAGGCGGCCGCAGCCGTCATGCCGCAGATCAAGGCCAAGCTCAAGGCCAGGCAGCAAGCACAATAAAGGAGCTCACATGCAAACCAAACCGTATCTCGCGTTGGCGGACGTCAAGAAGATCGCAGCGGCGTCCGAAGCCGAAGCCTTGAGGAACAACTGGGCCGTGTCGGTCGCCATCGTCGACGACGGCGGCCACCTGCTGCACTTCCAGCGCCTCGACGGCGCCGCGCCGGCTTCGTCGTACATCGCGCCCGCCAAGGCCAGGACGGCCGCGCTCGGCCGCCGCGAGTCGAAGCTCTATGAAGACGTGATCAACAACGGCCGCGTGTCCTTCCTGTCGGCGCCGGAACTCGAAGGCATGCTGGAAGGCGGGGTGCCGGTGATCGTCGATGGCCACGTGATCGGCGCGGTCGGGGTCTCGGGCGTCAAGTCGAACGAGGATGCGCAGGTTGCCAGGGCCGGCATCGCCGCCCTGAGCGCCGCATGACAGCCGGGCCGTCGGCGCGCCGTCACGGGAAGGCACCTCCGGGTGCCTTTTTTTTTATTTCGCAAAAGCAGCAAAACAGCGGTTTGCGCGCCGCTTCCCCGCAGGTTTGGGCAAAATCGGCGCCACTTTTGTCGAATTGCTGCATTGCCGAATAGGCCTGTTCCGCGCTATAATTCGGAAGTTTAACCATTCACACCTTTGCCGTAGCGAACACCCACCATCCCTCATTCAACTAGATATCCAGCTACCGGCATCGGCACGTCCGCCCGGGTTTGTTGGATGTCGGTCTGACGTGGCGCAGCTACGGTAACTTTATTGGGAGTTACCCTTGCCGCCATTTTTTTCTGGCCCAGCCGTCCCGGCCATCCTGGCCCTCGCTGACGGAACGATTTTCAAAGGAGTTTCCATTGGTGCCACCGGTCACACGACCGGCGAAGTGGTGTTCAACACCGCGATTACGGGCTACCAGGAAATTCTCACCGACCCCAGCTATTCACGTCAGATCGTTACCCTGACGTACCCGCACATCGGCAACTACGGCGTCAACCCGGCCGACGTCGAGGCCTCGAAGGTCCACGCCGCCGGCCTGATCATCCGTGACCTGCCGCTGCTGGCATCGAATTTCCGTTCCACCCAGTCGCTGTCGGACTACCTGAAGCAGGAAAACGTGGTCGCCATCGCCGGCATCGACACCCGCAAGCTGACCCGTATCCTGCGCGAGAAGGGCGCCCAGAGCGGCGCCATCGTCACCGGCATCCAGGGCAAGGAGCCGTCGGAAGCGCAGGCGCTGGAACTGGCGCGCTCCTTCCCGGGCCTGGCCGGCATGGACCTGGCCAAGGTCGTCTCGGTGAAAGAGCCCTACGAATTCGTGGAAACCGAGTGGAAGCTGGGCGAAGGTTTCGGCAAGCAGGACAATCCCAAGTACCACGTGGTCGCCTTCGACTATGGCGTCAAGCGCAACATCCTGCGCATGCTGGCCGAGCGCGGCTGCAAGGTGACCGTGCTGCCGGCGCAGGCGACTGCCGCCGATGCCCTGGCGCTCAATCCTGACGGCATTTTCCTGGCCAACGGCCCGGGCGATCCGGAACCCTGCGACTACGCGATCAAGGCAAGCGCGGAGCTGATCGAGAAGGGCATCCCGACCTTCGGCATCTGCCTCGGCCACCAGATCATGGCGCTGGCATCCGGCGCCAGGACCATGAAGATGAAGTTCGGCCACCACGGCGCCAACCACCCGGTGCAGGACCTCGATTCGAAGAAGGTCCTGATCACCTCGCAGAACCACGGCTTCGCGGTCGACCCGCAGACCCTGCCGGCCAACTGCCGCGTCACCCACGTGTCGCTGTTCGACGGTTCGCTGCAGGGTTTCGAGCGCACGGACAAACCGGCGTTCTGCTTCCAGGGCCACCCGGAAGCCTCGCCCGGCCCGACCGACGTCGCCTACCTGTTCGACCGCTTCATCGGCCTGATGCAAAAGAGCGGAGAAAAAGACAATGCAGAAGGAAAAGTAAATGCCTAAGCGTAGTGATATCAAAAGCATCCTGATCATCGGCGCGGGTCCGATCGTCATCGGCCAGGCGGTCGAATTCGATTACTCGGGCGCCCAGGCCTGCAAGGCCCTGCGCGAGGAAGGCTACAAGGTCATCCTGGTCAACTCGAACCCGGCGACCATCATGACCGACCCGGAAACGGCGGACGTCACCTACATCGAGCCGATCACCTGGAAGGTCGTCGAGCGCATCATCGACAAGGAGCGCCCGGACGCGATCCTGCCGACCATGGGCGGCCAGACCGCGCTGAACTGCGCGCTCGACCTGCACCACAACGGCGTGCTGGAAAAATACAATGTCGAGCTGATCGGCGCGACCCCGGAAGCGATCGACAAGGCCGAGGACCGCGCCAAGTTCAAGGACGCGATGACCAAGATCGGCCTCGGTTCGGCGCGCTCGGGCGTGGCGCACTCGATGGAAGAGTCGTGGGCGGTGCAGCGCGAGCTGGGCTTCCCGACCATCATCCGTCCGTCCTTCACGATGGGCGGCAGCGGCGGCGGCATCGCCTACAACGAGGAAGAATTCGAGCAGATCTGCAAGCGCGGCCTGGAAGCCTCGCCGACCAGCGAGCTCCTGATCGAAGAGTCCCTGCTCGGCTGGAAAGAGTACGAGATGGAGGTGGTCCGCGACAAGAAGGACAACTGCATCATCATCTGCTCGATCGAGAACCTGGATCCGATGGGCGTGCACACCGGCGACTCGATCACCGTCGCGCCGGCGCAAACGCTGACCGACAAGGAATACCAGATCATGCGCAACGCGTCGATCAACGTGCTGCGCGAGATCGGCGTCGACACCGGCGGCTCGAACGTGCAGTTCGCGATCAACCCGAAGGACGGCCGCATGATCGTCATCGAGATGAACCCGCGCGTGTCGCGTTCGTCGGCGCTGGCCTCGAAGGCCACCGGCTTCCCGATCGCGAAAGTGGCGGCCAAGCTGGCGGTCGGTTTCACGCTCGACGAGCTGCGCAACGAGATCACCGGCGGCGCCACGCCGGCGTCCTTCGAGCCCTCGATCGACTACGTGGTCACCAAGATCCCGCGCTTCACCTTCGAGAAATTCCCGACCGCGGACAAGCACCTGACCACCCAGATGAAATCGGTGGGCGAGGTGATGGCCATGGGCCGCACCTTCCAGGAATCCTTCCAGAAGGCCCTGCGCGGCCTGGAAGTGGGCGTCGACGGCCTGAACGAGAAGACCCGCGACCGCGAGAAGATCGAAGAGGAACTCGGCGAGCCGGGTCCGGAGCGCATCTGGTACGTGGGTGATGCGTTTGCCCAGGGCTTTACCCTGGAAGAGGTGCACAACCTGACCAAGATCGATCCGTGGTTCCTGGTGCAGATCAAGGAAATCGTCGACATCGAGCTGTGGCTGGATCACCAGAAGCTCGACAGCCTGGACAAGCCGCTGCTGTACAAGCTCAAGCAGAAGGGCTTCTCGGACCGCCGCCTGGCCTTCCTGATGCAGACCACGCCGGAAGCCGTACGCGCGCGCCGCCACGCGCTGGGCATCCGTCCGGTCTACAAGCGGGTCGACACCTGCGCCGCCGAGTTCGCGACCGACACGGCCTACATGTACTCGACCTACGACGAGGAGTGCGAGTCCAATCCGACCGACAAGAAGAAGATCATGGTGCTCGGCGGTGGCCCGAACCGCATCGGCCAGGGCATCGAGTTCGACTACTGCTGCGTGCACGCGGCCCTCGCCATGCGCGAAGACGGCTACGAGACCATCATGGTCAACTGCAATCCGGAGACGGTCTCGACCGACTACGACACCTCGGACCGCCTGTACTTCGAGTCGCTGACCCTGGAAGACGTGCTGGAGATCGTCGAGCTGGAGAAGCCGATTGGGGTGATCGTGCAGTACGGCGGCCAGACGCCACTGAAACTCGCGCTGGATCTGGAAGCCAACGGCGTGCCGATCATCGGCACCTCGCCGGACATGATCGACGCCGCCGAAGACCGCGAGCGCTTCCAGCAGCTGCTGCAGAAGCTCGGCCTGCGCCAGCCGCCGAACCGTACCGCCCGTACCGAGGCCGACGCGCTCGCGCTGGCCGACGAAATCGGCTACCCGTTGGTGGTGCGCCCGTCCTACGTGCTGGGCGGCCGCGCGATGGAAATCGTCCACGAGCAGCGCGACCTCGAACGCTACATGCGCGAAGCGGTCAAGGTCTCGCACGATTCGCCGGTGCTGCTGGACCGCTTCCTGAACGACGCCATCGAAGTCGACGTCGACTGCATCTCGGACGGCGAAGCCACCTTCATCGGCGGCGTCATGGAACACATCGAACAGGCCGGCGTGCACTCGGGCGACTCGGCCTGCTCGCTGCCGCCGTACTCGCTGTCGCAAGAGACCATCGCTGAACTCAAGCACCAGACCTCGCTGATGGCCAAGGCCCTGAACGTGGTCGGCCTGATGAACGTGCAGTTCGCCATCCAGCAAACGGAAGAGGACGGCAAGACGGTCGACACCGTGTTCGTGCTGGAAGTGAATCCGCGCGCCTCGCGTACCGTGCCCTTCGTCTCCAAGGCGACCGGCCTGCAGCTGGCGAAAATCGCCGCACGCTGCATGGTCGGCCAGACCCTCGCCAGCCAGGGCGTCACGCACGAGGTGACGCCGCCGTTCTACAGCGTCAAGGAAGTCGTGTTCCCGTTCGTGAAGTTCCCGGGCGTCGACACCATCCTGGGACCGGAAATGAAGTCGACCGGCGAGGTGATGGGTGTCGGCATGACCTTCGGCGAAGCCTTCGTGAAGTCGCAGCTGGCGGCCGGCATCATCCTGCCGACCAAGGGTGCCGTGTTCCTGTCGGTGAAGGGCGCGGACAAGCCGCGTACCGTCGGCGTGGCGCGCGAACTGGTGGCGCTGGGCTTCGACCTGGTGGCGACCAAGGGCACCGCCGCGGTCATCGAGGCGGCCGGCATCCCGGTGCGTTCGGTGAACAAGGTGCTGGAGGGACGTCCGCACGTGGTCGACATGATCAAGAACCGCGAGATCGTCATGGTGGTCAACACCGTGGAAGAGAAGCGTTCGGCGATCAAGGACTCGGCCACCATCCGTACCTCGGCCCTGCAGTCGCGCGTGGTCACCTACACGACCATCGCCGGCGCGGAAGCCGCGATCGAGGGCATGCGCCACCTGGAAGACCTGCGCGTCTACGATTTACAAGGTCTCCATAAAACCTTAAACTAAGCATCAGTGTAAGAACTGAGTAGTACCAAACGACCACAGAGCTCGCGCGGCCCAGGCGCCGCGCGCCTCTGTGGTTTTCACTTGGTGCGTCCAATCACCAACAGATAGAGCGACATGAACACTACCGTACCACTGACCAAATACGGCGCTGAACTCCTGAAGGAAGAGCTGCACCAGCTCAAGACCAAGGAGCGCCGTAATGTGATCGAC includes:
- the phoR gene encoding phosphate regulon sensor histidine kinase PhoR; the protein is MSPKVLFWVPAILRLALVFAAAGLVWWMSSLPEALMFALAATVIALFVQLRYLHELGEWLNDPHSSRLPDGWGAWTDVFARIYRLRREDERHQAEMAEWLARFREAMQLLPEGVAIMDDVLFLEWCNEAAERHLGLTMARDKGLRVTNLVRHPEFIDYVILGRYEQPLTLSFRGRKLECRIIPFENRRQILVTHDATDTERIEAMRRDFIANASHELRTPLTVIVGFLEIALSDPGLDVATRTAHLQLMTEQAQRMQRLIGDMLTLSRLESDEFPLKRERVDIKAMVESVALEARALSNGRHQVEVELDGPDVMGSQEELRSAFANLASNAVRYSPDGGTIRLSWKRGDGDLRFSVTDCGIGIEPIHIARLTERFYRVDKSRSRETQGTGLGLAIVKHVLLRHGGRLMISSVPGQGSSFTAVLPNTSLPGQAQTNRVGK
- the carA gene encoding glutamine-hydrolyzing carbamoyl-phosphate synthase small subunit yields the protein MPPFFSGPAVPAILALADGTIFKGVSIGATGHTTGEVVFNTAITGYQEILTDPSYSRQIVTLTYPHIGNYGVNPADVEASKVHAAGLIIRDLPLLASNFRSTQSLSDYLKQENVVAIAGIDTRKLTRILREKGAQSGAIVTGIQGKEPSEAQALELARSFPGLAGMDLAKVVSVKEPYEFVETEWKLGEGFGKQDNPKYHVVAFDYGVKRNILRMLAERGCKVTVLPAQATAADALALNPDGIFLANGPGDPEPCDYAIKASAELIEKGIPTFGICLGHQIMALASGARTMKMKFGHHGANHPVQDLDSKKVLITSQNHGFAVDPQTLPANCRVTHVSLFDGSLQGFERTDKPAFCFQGHPEASPGPTDVAYLFDRFIGLMQKSGEKDNAEGKVNA
- a CDS encoding heme-binding protein, with protein sequence MQTKPYLALADVKKIAAASEAEALRNNWAVSVAIVDDGGHLLHFQRLDGAAPASSYIAPAKARTAALGRRESKLYEDVINNGRVSFLSAPELEGMLEGGVPVIVDGHVIGAVGVSGVKSNEDAQVARAGIAALSAA
- a CDS encoding patatin-like phospholipase family protein; translation: MFSRRRSLIACAALLLSACGSTPTQPPATPVAQQVAPPAPPRKVKVGLALGGGAARGFSHIGVIKALEAQGIVPEIVVGTSAGSVVGALYASGMNGFTLQKTALAMDEATISDWALPLFGTSTGVLKGEALQNYVNKAVGGVPMERLARRFGAVATNLRTGQPILFSRGNTGMAVRASSSVPSVFQPVKIGDNTYVDGGLVAPVPVKFTKDLGAEFIIAVNISSATEGAATASSLDVLMQTFSIMGQRLNHFELKEADIVITPKLGNMGSADFNSRNLAILAGEQAAAAVMPQIKAKLKARQQAQ
- the carB gene encoding carbamoyl-phosphate synthase large subunit, whose protein sequence is MPKRSDIKSILIIGAGPIVIGQAVEFDYSGAQACKALREEGYKVILVNSNPATIMTDPETADVTYIEPITWKVVERIIDKERPDAILPTMGGQTALNCALDLHHNGVLEKYNVELIGATPEAIDKAEDRAKFKDAMTKIGLGSARSGVAHSMEESWAVQRELGFPTIIRPSFTMGGSGGGIAYNEEEFEQICKRGLEASPTSELLIEESLLGWKEYEMEVVRDKKDNCIIICSIENLDPMGVHTGDSITVAPAQTLTDKEYQIMRNASINVLREIGVDTGGSNVQFAINPKDGRMIVIEMNPRVSRSSALASKATGFPIAKVAAKLAVGFTLDELRNEITGGATPASFEPSIDYVVTKIPRFTFEKFPTADKHLTTQMKSVGEVMAMGRTFQESFQKALRGLEVGVDGLNEKTRDREKIEEELGEPGPERIWYVGDAFAQGFTLEEVHNLTKIDPWFLVQIKEIVDIELWLDHQKLDSLDKPLLYKLKQKGFSDRRLAFLMQTTPEAVRARRHALGIRPVYKRVDTCAAEFATDTAYMYSTYDEECESNPTDKKKIMVLGGGPNRIGQGIEFDYCCVHAALAMREDGYETIMVNCNPETVSTDYDTSDRLYFESLTLEDVLEIVELEKPIGVIVQYGGQTPLKLALDLEANGVPIIGTSPDMIDAAEDRERFQQLLQKLGLRQPPNRTARTEADALALADEIGYPLVVRPSYVLGGRAMEIVHEQRDLERYMREAVKVSHDSPVLLDRFLNDAIEVDVDCISDGEATFIGGVMEHIEQAGVHSGDSACSLPPYSLSQETIAELKHQTSLMAKALNVVGLMNVQFAIQQTEEDGKTVDTVFVLEVNPRASRTVPFVSKATGLQLAKIAARCMVGQTLASQGVTHEVTPPFYSVKEVVFPFVKFPGVDTILGPEMKSTGEVMGVGMTFGEAFVKSQLAAGIILPTKGAVFLSVKGADKPRTVGVARELVALGFDLVATKGTAAVIEAAGIPVRSVNKVLEGRPHVVDMIKNREIVMVVNTVEEKRSAIKDSATIRTSALQSRVVTYTTIAGAEAAIEGMRHLEDLRVYDLQGLHKTLN